AGCGCACAGCGGGCCGCCCTGCAGAAATTCGTCGGGCGCTTCAGCCGCGACCCGAACCTTCGCGTGGAGCTGCTGGCGGAGCTGGAAGGTCACTTTCAAAGCATCTTCGCGGAAGCCATGCGAACCCACCAGCGCCTGAAAATGACCAAAAGCCCGCGCTGACGGCGTTCATCCCCGCGCCCCCCTTCAGGGAGCGCGCAGCACCCACCAGGCCGTGACCAGCACGGCGCGCGCGCTCCAGCCCACCGTGCGGATCCAGTTGGTGTCGACCAGGCGGGCGTGGGCGGCCGGGTCGAAGCCTTGCGACAGCACGGCGTGCATGGGCACCTGCAGGAACGCGGTGCTGAGCCAGACAATGCCCAGCAAGCCACCCGCCAGCCACCAGACCCAGGCGCGTGGCTCGGCCACGAACGCGGCCAGCAGGTAGACCGCAGTGGCGGCCTCCAGCAGCATCACGGGGCCGACGATCAGGGTGATCAGGGTGCTGTGCGCATGATGATAGGCCACGAAGCGCTCAGGCCCCACCTGGGAGAAGAGCGGGTAGTGTACCAGCTGGATCAGCCAGATCAGGCCGGTCATGAACCAGGTGGCGGCCAGGTGCAAGGCCAGAACCGGCAGCGTCACGTCGTTCCTCCCAATGGATGCGTGACGCTCAGGCCGCGCGCGCCGCCGCCTTCGGCGCCTTCTTGGCTCCGAACAGCCGGATACCGAGCAGCAAGCCGGCCACGCCAATCACCACCATGGCAACCAGGCTGTGCGTGATCCAGGCGATCAGAATCGTCAATCCCGACAGGAACAGGGCGATCGGAAAGGTGACAAATCCGGTCAGCCCACGCCCGAAGCTGCCCAGGAAGGGCAAGACGTCGAGCAAGGTGTTGATCGGCGAAACCATCATGCCAAGCCCGCCCCAGCACAGCAAAAAGCCGAGCAGGCGGAAGCCCCAGATCCAGAGTTTGTACTCGGTCGAGAGCGTCTCCAGCGCATCCTTCTTGGAGCCCTGGAAGACGCGGTAGAACTCGCGGTCCTCGACCATGGCGGGCCCGATCGCCGAGGCGCTCTCCAGCTTGCCCAGCACCGTGTAGGTCCCGCCCGGGGCCAGGGCCGAGTAGGTCACCCGCACATCCCCGACGCGGGGGTCGTTCGGGTTGGCGCGCCCGACGTAGAGCTGGTTGCCCACGGCCGTGCCCCCCTTGATCGAGGCCTCCGACAGGCGCAGGGGAGACCCGCTCGGCAAGGCCACCTTGGCCATGTCCAGGCTCAGGCTGCCCAGGCTGCCCTGGTCGGCCGTGACGCTGGTCCCCTTGACCGTCATGGGCGGATTGTGATGCCCGACCTGGCGCTTGAATTTGTCGCTATCACGCGGATAGCCCGTCCAGTCACGCTTGTAGGAATAGGTCGTGACGGTCTTTTCACTGCCGCCCACCTGCTTCTCCGTGCGGCTCTCCTTGTTTTCCACCCAGGCGTACATCTGGGCTTCGCGGGTCAGCTTGAGGTAATTGCCCGGAGCCAGAAACTCATCGCCGAGTTTGGCCTGCGAGGCCAGGGGGCCGGTGGCGGCCACGAACTGACCAACCTTGGAGGCATCGGGCGCCGCCGCGCTGATCTCCACCGCCGACCGGGCCATCTTCGACTCGTCGACCGTGCCCTCGTTCTTGTAGAGCACCACGAACGAGGCCAGGAAGAACACCACGCCCAGCAGGGCCGTGCCAATCGACTCGCCGAGCCGGGCAAACAGGCCCTTCTCGCTCACCTCGGTGACGCTGTCGCCGCTCGAGCCAAAGGAGGCCCCCGGAAACTCCAGGCTGGGCTCATCCCGCTCGTCCCGCTCCCCCCAGCTGTCCGAGCGTTCGGTTTCCTCGTAATCGCTGCCGTCGCGCTCTTCGTTGTCTGGCACGTCCATTCTCCTTGTGGCCGCCTTCCGCCCGTCCGCGAAGGCTCGAGTCGGATCACGGTTCTTCAGCCCACGGGCCGGCACGGCCCTGTTCCAGGGTTGCTCGTGCCTCACATACCCACTTGACCAGGCCGCCCCACCCCCGTCCGTGCATCAACGCGGGGCCTCCCACCAGGCCAGATAGACCTCGGGCATCCGCAGCCCCGGGAGGGCCCAGCCGGCGGCATCCCCCCAGAGCGCCAGCATCCAGCTGAGCACGACCAGGGCCGTCGACACGACGAAGGCCAGCAGCCAGGCCCGAGAGGTGGCCGCGCGGGCGGACAGCCAGGGCATCAGGATCAGGCAGGCTGCCGGCACCAGCGAGTGACGCCACGCCGGCGCCTGCCAGGCCCCGGTCAGCGGATGCAGGAAGGGCCAGGCGGCCAGGGCGAACAGCAACAAGGCGACGATCGCCGTCCGGACCCTCGCGCCGCCCCAGACGACGGCGCAGGTGCGCTTGGCCACCAGGCGATCGCCCGGCTCGTCCGGCAAGCTGGTGGCCAGCGCCAGCGCCAGCTGCAGGGGCAGCAGGCTGGCCCAGATCCAGACGGGAAACCCAGCCAGGCTTCCCGCTTGAGCCAGATAGCCGAACAACGGCAGCACCCCCCCGAGCCCCAGGGCCTGCAACCCCTCCCCCCCCCCCCGAAACGAGAGCCGCAGCGGCGGGTAGCTGTAGGCCCACAGCAAGGCCAGGCCCCCCAGCGCCAGCAGCGGCAGCAGGGGCGTCCCGGTCCACCCGCCCAGGGCGATCGCCAGCAGCAGGGCCGCAATGGCCGCTACCACGGCGGCACGGGCCAGCGCACCCGCGCTCAGGCGGCCCTCGACCAGCACCCGGCTACCGCCGGACAAAAAGGTCGGGTGGGGGTTGAGGCGGTCCGTCTCCGCATCGGCCAGATCGTTCGCGAACACGATGAACAGCTGCTGGGCCAGGCCGTAGCCCAGCACCAGCGCGCAAATGCCCGCCTCCCAGCGCCCCGTCTCCCGCCAGGCCAGGGCCTGCCCGAGTAACAGCGGGCCCCACAGGTAGACCTGGGAGGGAAATCGCGCCGCCTGCCACCAGGCCATCAACGCATTCACGGGGCGCCGGGGTGCCCCATCCCCAGATGCTGGGCCCGCTGCAGACGCAGCGTTGCAAACGGCCGCTGCCATTCGGGCGCCGCATCGATCCGCCAGGCCTGCAGGGGCAACTCCCCGGCATCACGGAGCGCACGCAAGAGCGCCGTCTCATCTTCCGGTTCCCGCGAGAAGGCAAAGGGATTGCGGGGCTCCCCCCCCGGCAAGCGTGGATATTTCTCATCGTCCTCGGCGATCAGCGTCAACAGTTCCTGGCCACGCCGTTCAAGGTAGCCCACGAAGGTTGGCGAGAATGGGCCGAATAGCGCCCGTTCGGCTGGCGCCTTGAGGACCCAGCGCGCCCAATCGAAACCGTAGGTGAAGTCGTGGGTATAACGAAAGGCGATCGCCGAACGGCGACCGAAGCATCCCTGCAAGTCGACGATCCGCCGGCAGAGGTCGCGCAGATCCGCGGCGGTGCGCGTCTCGTGCAGCAAACTGGCGGCCAGATAGTCGGTGTCCCAGAAGCGGGTGTCCGGGAAATGCTGCGCCTGCGCCGCGAGAATGGCGACGAACCCCTCGCACCAGGCTTCGCGGCGATCGGAGGGCTCCTTGGGGAGCAAGGCCGCCGCCAGTTGCGCCCAGGGCGTCGGTGCCAACCGGCCTGGCGCGAGGGTTTCATAGTGCTGCAGGGCCTCCTGCTGGCGCCTTTCGCATTCCACCAGGTCCTGCCAGGGTTCGGCCCGCAGCATCAGCCGCGCCCCTGCAGCAG
This Candidatus Sericytochromatia bacterium DNA region includes the following protein-coding sequences:
- a CDS encoding TMEM43 family protein; the encoded protein is MPDNEERDGSDYEETERSDSWGERDERDEPSLEFPGASFGSSGDSVTEVSEKGLFARLGESIGTALLGVVFFLASFVVLYKNEGTVDESKMARSAVEISAAAPDASKVGQFVAATGPLASQAKLGDEFLAPGNYLKLTREAQMYAWVENKESRTEKQVGGSEKTVTTYSYKRDWTGYPRDSDKFKRQVGHHNPPMTVKGTSVTADQGSLGSLSLDMAKVALPSGSPLRLSEASIKGGTAVGNQLYVGRANPNDPRVGDVRVTYSALAPGGTYTVLGKLESASAIGPAMVEDREFYRVFQGSKKDALETLSTEYKLWIWGFRLLGFLLCWGGLGMMVSPINTLLDVLPFLGSFGRGLTGFVTFPIALFLSGLTILIAWITHSLVAMVVIGVAGLLLGIRLFGAKKAPKAAARAA
- a CDS encoding prenyltransferase: MAWWQAARFPSQVYLWGPLLLGQALAWRETGRWEAGICALVLGYGLAQQLFIVFANDLADAETDRLNPHPTFLSGGSRVLVEGRLSAGALARAAVVAAIAALLLAIALGGWTGTPLLPLLALGGLALLWAYSYPPLRLSFRGGGEGLQALGLGGVLPLFGYLAQAGSLAGFPVWIWASLLPLQLALALATSLPDEPGDRLVAKRTCAVVWGGARVRTAIVALLLFALAAWPFLHPLTGAWQAPAWRHSLVPAACLILMPWLSARAATSRAWLLAFVVSTALVVLSWMLALWGDAAGWALPGLRMPEVYLAWWEAPR
- a CDS encoding ferrochelatase — translated: MLRAEPWQDLVECERRQQEALQHYETLAPGRLAPTPWAQLAAALLPKEPSDRREAWCEGFVAILAAQAQHFPDTRFWDTDYLAASLLHETRTAADLRDLCRRIVDLQGCFGRRSAIAFRYTHDFTYGFDWARWVLKAPAERALFGPFSPTFVGYLERRGQELLTLIAEDDEKYPRLPGGEPRNPFAFSREPEDETALLRALRDAGELPLQAWRIDAAPEWQRPFATLRLQRAQHLGMGHPGAP